The Pseudomonas sp. R4-35-07 nucleotide sequence AAAGCCCCGCCGACATGCGCCGCACCGCGCTGTACCTGACCTTGGCGCAAGTGCCCGCAGGTTGCGTCGTAAGCTACGGCGAGTTGGCGCACCTGGCCGGGTTGGGGCGCGCCGCACGCTGGGTCGGGCGTACCCTGAGCCAGCTTCCCGCAGACACCCGACTGCCCTGGCATCGGGTGCTGGGTGCCGGTGGTCGGATAAGTCTGCCGGTGGGCAGCGCCTCAGGTGACGAGCAACGTGCGCGTTTACGCAGCGAAGGTGTCAGCATCCTGAACAATCGCGTTGATATTCAGCGCCATGGCTGGCGCCCGGTAGAGCACAGCGGTTAGAGTGCGCGCTTTGTTTCCGCAAATCTGAGGCAGACTCCAGCCCATGCCCCGTAAAACCTGGCGCGCCGCGCTCGCCGCCTATGCCAGCCCCTCGACGTTAGTGCTGTTGTTGCTCGGTTTCGCTGCCGGCATGCCTTATATGTTGGTGTTCTCGACGCTTTCCGTGTGGCTGCGTGAAGCGGGTGTGGCCCGCGAGACCATCGGTTATGCAAGCCTGATCGGGCTGGCCTACGCCTTCAAATGGGTCTGGTCGCCGCTGCTCGACCAATGGCGGCTGCCATTGCTCGGTAAACTCGGGCGCCGGCGTTCCTGGCTGGTGCTCTCCCAGTCGCTGGTGATCCTCGGATTGATCGGCATGGGCTTTTGTGACCCACAAAAACACTTGTCCTGGCTGATTGCCATTGCCGTCGTCGTGGCCTTCGCCTCGGCCACCCAGGACATCGCCGTCGACGCCTACCGCCTGGAAATCGCCGACGACAGCCGCCAGGCCGCCCTGGCCGCCAGCTATATGTCCGGTTATCGCATCGCTGCCCTGCTGGCCACGGCCGGCGCGCTGTTCTTTGCCGAAGGCTTCGGCTCCACCGGTTTCAACTATAAGCACTCGGCCTGGACCGGCACCTATGTGCTGTTCGGCGTGTTGATGGTTCCGGCCCTGCTCACCACTCTGTTGATGCGCGAACCCAACGTGCCGCTGCGCACCCAGTTGCAGGCCGGGCGCTATAGCTTCGTGCATCAGTTGGCGTCAGTGTTCGTGCTGATTGTGCTGCTGGTGTCGGTGCCTGCCATGTTTACCCAGCTGTACAACACGGATTTCGCCAGCGTGCTGTTCCAGGGCGTGAGCCTGTGGGAACTGCTAATGGAAGACCGTGCCTTCCTGCGCGCTATCCTCTATATCCTGCTCACCGCCCTGTGCCTCTCGGCCATGGGCCGCCGTGGCCTGGCGCCGGTGCTGACGCCGGTTAACGACTTTATCCTGCGCTACCGCTGGCAGGCGTTGCTGCTGCTCGGGTTGATCGCCACCTATCGCATGTCCGACACCGTCATGGGCGTAATGGCCAACGTTTTCTATATCGACCAGGGTTTTACCAAGGACCAGATTGCCGGGGTCAGCAAGATCTTCGGCCTGATCATGACCCTGCTCGGCGCCGGCATGGGCGGCCTGTTGATCGTGCGGTTCGGGATTCTGCCGATCCTGTTCATCGGTGGCGTGGCCTCGGCCGGCACCAATCTGTTGTTCGTCATGCTCGCCGACATGGGCCCCGACCTGCAGATGCTGATCGTCACTATTTCCCTGGATAACTTCAGCTCCGGCCTGGCCACCTCTGCCTTTGTCGCCTACCTGTCGAGCCTGACCAACCTCAAGTTCTCCGCCACCCAATACGCGCTGCTCAGCTCGATCATGCTGTTGCTGCCGCGCCTGATCGGCGGGTACTCGGGGGTGATGGTGGAGAAGTTCGGCTATCACAGCTTCTTTATGATCACCTGCCTGCTGGGGGTGCCGACGCTGTTCCTGATTGCCCTGCACTGGTTCCAGGAGAATCGGCGGATTCGGTTGAATCCCCCGCAAGAAGACTGACACTGTGGGAGGGGGCTTGCCCCCGATAGCGGTGGGTCAGTGACACATAAGCGCCTGACACCCTGCTATCGGGGGCAAGCCCCCTCCCACATTTGGATCTTCCACAGTCAGTCAGATCCCCCGCAATGTCACGCCTGTACTCCAGCAGCAAGCGCCCGTACAATCCCAAGTCATTTCAAGTCCAAGCAACCGACAACGGCCTACCATGCGTACCAGTCAATATTTGCTCGCCACACAGAAAGAAACGCCTTCCGACGCGGTTGTGATCAGCCATCAGCTGATGCTGCGCGCCGGCATGATCCGCAAACTGGCCTCCGGCCTGTACACCTGGCTGCCCATGGGCTTGAAGGTGATGCGCAAGGTCGAAGCCATCGTTCGTGAAGAAATGAACGCTGCCGGCTCTCTGGAAGTGTTGATGCCGAGCACCCAACCGGCTGAACTGTGGCAGGAATCCGGACGTTGGGAAGAGTACGGCCCCGAGCTGCTGCGCTTCAAGGACCGTCATGGCCGCGATTTCTGCGCCGGCCCGACCCATGAAGAAGTCATCACCGACCTGATGCGCAACGAGTTGAGCAGCTATAAACAGCTGCCTCTGAACCTGTATCAGATCCAGACCAAATTCCGTGATGAAATCCGCCCACGCTTCGGCTTGATGCGCGGCCGTGAATTCATCATGAAGGACGCCTAT carries:
- a CDS encoding MGMT family protein — protein: MRRTALYLTLAQVPAGCVVSYGELAHLAGLGRAARWVGRTLSQLPADTRLPWHRVLGAGGRISLPVGSASGDEQRARLRSEGVSILNNRVDIQRHGWRPVEHSG
- a CDS encoding AmpG family muropeptide MFS transporter, producing the protein MPRKTWRAALAAYASPSTLVLLLLGFAAGMPYMLVFSTLSVWLREAGVARETIGYASLIGLAYAFKWVWSPLLDQWRLPLLGKLGRRRSWLVLSQSLVILGLIGMGFCDPQKHLSWLIAIAVVVAFASATQDIAVDAYRLEIADDSRQAALAASYMSGYRIAALLATAGALFFAEGFGSTGFNYKHSAWTGTYVLFGVLMVPALLTTLLMREPNVPLRTQLQAGRYSFVHQLASVFVLIVLLVSVPAMFTQLYNTDFASVLFQGVSLWELLMEDRAFLRAILYILLTALCLSAMGRRGLAPVLTPVNDFILRYRWQALLLLGLIATYRMSDTVMGVMANVFYIDQGFTKDQIAGVSKIFGLIMTLLGAGMGGLLIVRFGILPILFIGGVASAGTNLLFVMLADMGPDLQMLIVTISLDNFSSGLATSAFVAYLSSLTNLKFSATQYALLSSIMLLLPRLIGGYSGVMVEKFGYHSFFMITCLLGVPTLFLIALHWFQENRRIRLNPPQED